Proteins from a single region of Pyxidicoccus trucidator:
- a CDS encoding double-CXXCG motif protein — protein MTRFYILREDAAATAQYNGHFDATHKWRLPGVQCHTCGATWGSAGQQYPGVDLSQLPERTQLVSPWPVAVPEFERLRELVRPLAPSGVGLLPGAQFGPLEGPASGKFGPFTAEGDILWLVQRDALERLQVEGVKGLLGCRTELRFRKKDPPDILELQIEPHGRLHPDCLPPDMPPQCATCGRLGFSLPDEPILESASLPTDLNLFRVGDFATVVIGTERFKDAVHQLELPGITFREIPTR, from the coding sequence ATGACCCGGTTCTACATCTTGCGCGAGGATGCGGCGGCAACGGCGCAATACAACGGGCACTTCGACGCCACGCACAAGTGGCGCCTGCCGGGGGTGCAGTGCCACACCTGCGGGGCCACGTGGGGGAGTGCGGGACAGCAGTATCCCGGAGTGGACCTGTCGCAACTTCCCGAGCGGACGCAGCTGGTAAGCCCCTGGCCCGTAGCTGTTCCCGAGTTCGAGCGACTTCGCGAATTGGTGCGCCCCCTGGCGCCCAGCGGAGTGGGGCTTCTACCGGGAGCGCAGTTTGGGCCGCTGGAAGGTCCGGCCTCGGGGAAATTCGGCCCGTTCACAGCGGAGGGAGACATCCTGTGGCTGGTGCAACGGGACGCATTGGAGCGCCTCCAGGTAGAAGGTGTGAAGGGGCTGCTGGGCTGCCGGACGGAGCTGCGGTTCCGGAAGAAAGACCCACCCGACATCTTGGAGCTCCAGATTGAGCCCCACGGCCGACTGCATCCGGACTGCCTTCCTCCAGACATGCCTCCGCAGTGCGCCACCTGCGGCCGACTCGGGTTCAGCCTGCCGGATGAGCCCATTCTCGAATCCGCCTCCCTCCCCACCGACCTGAACCTGTTCCGAGTGGGCGACTTCGCCACGGTGGTCATCGGCACCGAGCGCTTCAAGGATGCCGTGCACCAACTCGAACTGCCCGGCATCACCTTCCGCGAAATACCAACGCGCTGA
- a CDS encoding HAD-IG family 5'-nucleotidase: protein MAQTLSPFRPIPGGPLQDPLHGSFRSPLNLARAANASRRAQELLADEELARLLTLPRERHDLVPRAREVFVNRNLRMSSVELIGFDMDYTLAIYHMRRLEQLSFDMTLAKLVTEYGYPPVVGGLLYDHHFVMRGLAVDRLNGNILKMDRFGHVGRAYHGLRPLKSEVSRDLYRNKRVRLRNPQFAWNDTLFALPETCLFAGIIELLESLGQRVDYGKLYDDIREAIDTIHRDNSLKREVRKDLGRYVFLDPELGPALHKLRSGGKRLFLLTNSAWDYTDAVMGYLLDGQLAEYPSWRNYFDVVVTAAGKPGFFTDGRPFLELDASTEEGRVICEATTLDRGKVYSGGNLARFEELTGYRGEHILYVGDHIYGDILKSKKSSLWRTCMVVQEIEDEITYTDSRQEEIGTLSQIEVVRERLDDEVNHHKTLLNTLERRLEREPLTPQERTAADDLRKQTKAELDRMRRALKEANDIADTLEQDVEEGFNPYWGLLFKEGNENSRFGYQVEQYACLYTSRVSNFLHHSPMQYYRSPRDKMPHEQAGALSAALSPMGGEGPPKGAGKD, encoded by the coding sequence GTGGCCCAGACCCTTTCGCCCTTCCGACCCATCCCGGGCGGTCCCTTGCAGGACCCGCTTCACGGGAGCTTTCGTTCTCCTCTCAACCTGGCGCGGGCCGCGAATGCCTCGCGGCGAGCGCAGGAGCTGCTGGCCGACGAGGAGCTCGCCCGGCTGCTGACGCTGCCGCGAGAGCGGCACGACCTGGTGCCGAGAGCGCGCGAGGTCTTCGTCAACCGCAACCTGCGCATGTCGAGCGTGGAGCTGATCGGCTTCGACATGGACTACACGCTGGCCATCTACCACATGCGCCGGCTGGAGCAGCTGTCGTTCGACATGACGCTGGCGAAGCTGGTGACGGAGTACGGCTACCCGCCGGTGGTGGGCGGCCTGCTCTACGACCACCACTTCGTGATGCGCGGGCTGGCGGTGGACCGGCTGAACGGAAACATCCTGAAGATGGACCGGTTCGGCCACGTGGGGCGCGCGTACCACGGGCTGCGTCCGCTGAAGTCGGAGGTGTCGCGCGACCTGTACCGCAACAAGCGGGTGCGGCTGCGCAACCCGCAGTTCGCGTGGAACGACACCTTGTTCGCGCTGCCGGAGACGTGCCTCTTCGCGGGCATCATCGAGCTGCTGGAGTCGCTGGGGCAGCGGGTGGACTACGGGAAGCTGTACGACGACATCCGCGAGGCGATTGATACGATTCACCGGGACAACTCGCTCAAGCGCGAGGTGCGCAAGGACCTGGGGCGGTACGTGTTCCTGGACCCGGAGCTGGGGCCGGCGTTGCACAAGCTGCGCTCGGGTGGGAAGCGGCTGTTCCTGCTGACGAACTCGGCGTGGGACTACACGGACGCGGTGATGGGGTACCTGCTGGACGGGCAGCTGGCGGAGTACCCGAGCTGGCGGAACTACTTCGACGTGGTGGTGACGGCGGCGGGCAAGCCGGGCTTCTTCACGGACGGGCGTCCCTTCCTGGAGCTGGACGCGAGCACGGAGGAAGGCCGCGTCATCTGCGAGGCGACGACGCTGGACCGGGGCAAGGTGTACTCGGGCGGCAACCTGGCGCGCTTCGAGGAGCTGACGGGCTACCGGGGGGAGCACATCCTCTACGTCGGCGACCACATCTACGGCGACATCCTGAAGTCGAAGAAGTCGTCACTGTGGCGCACGTGCATGGTGGTGCAGGAGATCGAAGACGAGATCACCTACACGGACTCGCGGCAGGAGGAGATTGGCACGCTGTCGCAGATCGAGGTGGTGCGCGAGCGTCTGGACGACGAGGTGAACCACCACAAGACGCTGCTGAACACGCTGGAGCGCAGGCTGGAGCGCGAGCCGCTGACGCCCCAGGAGCGGACGGCGGCGGACGACCTGCGGAAGCAGACGAAGGCGGAGCTGGACCGGATGCGGCGGGCGCTGAAGGAAGCGAACGACATCGCGGACACGCTGGAGCAGGACGTCGAAGAGGGCTTCAACCCGTACTGGGGGCTGCTGTTCAAGGAGGGCAACGAGAACAGCCGCTTCGGGTACCAGGTGGAGCAGTACGCCTGTCTCTACACGAGCCGGGTGTCGAACTTCCTGCACCACTCGCCGATGCAGTACTACCGGTCCCCGCGCGACAAGATGCCGCACGAGCAGGCCGGAGCGCTGTCCGCGGCCCTGTCGCCCATGGGTGGCGAGGGGCCGCCGAAGGGCGCGGGGAAGGACTAG
- a CDS encoding serine/threonine-protein kinase has protein sequence MSATYRLTGRIETGELAELYEGLQLPASEVVVKLFHPKTSDPAYALDLAETTRLLQPVRHPGILHVVDIGVVNQRLAVVREDLDGFTLGTALQRLHTKEVVLPPTVALHIVIQLLEAVQQAHDAGVLHGALTPGNVVLSRDGTPAVCDFGALRALMAVPQLRRSFANRGRGTYRSPEVSRGEAYTEQSDVYSLGAIAYELLTQREPVIAGGGGVSTRRSEALPPPSRLDRRINSRLDSLILRALEQSPQRRFRSCGEFAASLRNFLSASGGMPGLDDVRRFVNELFPNEVSLAGLGPAPFKEVFTLEPISGAEMDLHAEEPEASIIQRAPYSRPLSQEEEASADTQDSAAPAFEEYRPEDYEPELSVASSRSRAPEPPVGEGETTGPGQAGPLERGWDAPPGAAPAKPRRQLVPQGGVNAQQGTRVGARNPRVKVMEDFSGPAPSEEDEELSVSVSTSGRRGVRPRRPQSSPERGSRALPEPFPASARAGAKERDDMAVPAPSGPGLDAAASRRLMTEEQNLFPTPHRRGRMVAIAGALALVGLFSFAIAAWRLGDKPVEGAPATAEPGGEDDPTLGQGPSEPTPIQVPQPPRPTPAPPPEPARPEPARPASAQDAPREEDDAPAPRPPPKSQRAYITITTNVPARVYIDGERVNRRTPLSRFPIKAGTRLIRLVSTTTGEAQESELRFTRGQHRKLVVDSFSAPRR, from the coding sequence ATGAGCGCCACCTACAGGCTGACGGGCCGCATCGAGACCGGCGAGCTCGCGGAGCTGTACGAGGGCCTCCAGCTCCCCGCGAGCGAGGTGGTCGTCAAGCTCTTCCACCCCAAGACGTCGGACCCGGCCTACGCGCTCGACCTCGCGGAGACGACGCGCCTCCTCCAGCCCGTCCGCCACCCCGGCATCCTCCACGTGGTGGACATCGGCGTCGTGAACCAGCGGCTCGCCGTCGTCCGGGAGGACCTGGACGGCTTCACGCTGGGCACGGCGCTGCAGCGGCTCCACACCAAGGAAGTGGTGCTGCCGCCCACCGTGGCCCTGCACATCGTCATCCAGCTGCTGGAGGCCGTGCAGCAGGCCCATGACGCGGGCGTCCTCCACGGCGCGCTCACGCCGGGCAACGTGGTGCTGTCTCGCGACGGCACGCCCGCCGTGTGTGACTTCGGCGCGCTGCGCGCCCTCATGGCGGTGCCGCAGCTCCGGCGCTCGTTCGCCAACCGGGGGCGCGGCACGTACCGCTCGCCCGAGGTGTCCCGGGGCGAGGCCTACACCGAGCAGTCCGACGTGTACTCGCTGGGCGCCATCGCCTACGAGCTGCTCACCCAGCGCGAGCCGGTGATTGCCGGCGGCGGCGGCGTCTCCACCCGGCGCAGCGAGGCGCTGCCTCCGCCCAGCCGGTTGGACCGGCGCATCAACTCACGGCTGGACTCGCTCATCCTCCGCGCGCTGGAGCAGAGCCCGCAGCGCCGCTTCCGCTCGTGCGGCGAGTTCGCCGCGTCGCTGCGCAACTTCCTCTCCGCCAGCGGCGGCATGCCCGGCCTCGACGACGTGCGCCGCTTCGTGAACGAGCTGTTCCCCAACGAGGTGAGCCTCGCCGGCCTGGGGCCCGCGCCCTTCAAGGAGGTCTTCACCCTGGAGCCCATCTCCGGCGCGGAGATGGACCTCCATGCCGAGGAGCCCGAGGCCTCCATCATCCAGCGTGCCCCCTACAGCCGCCCGCTGTCTCAGGAGGAGGAGGCCAGCGCCGACACGCAGGATTCCGCCGCGCCCGCTTTCGAGGAGTACCGGCCGGAGGACTACGAGCCGGAGCTGTCCGTGGCTTCCTCGCGTTCCCGGGCGCCCGAGCCTCCCGTGGGCGAAGGGGAGACTACCGGTCCGGGGCAGGCGGGTCCGCTGGAGCGTGGCTGGGATGCTCCGCCGGGCGCCGCGCCCGCAAAGCCGCGCCGGCAGTTGGTCCCCCAGGGCGGCGTCAACGCGCAGCAGGGCACCCGCGTCGGCGCTCGCAACCCGCGCGTGAAGGTGATGGAGGACTTCTCCGGGCCCGCCCCGTCCGAGGAGGACGAGGAGCTGTCCGTCTCCGTCTCCACCTCCGGGCGCCGCGGCGTCCGGCCCCGCCGACCCCAGTCCTCGCCAGAGCGCGGCTCCCGCGCGCTGCCCGAGCCGTTTCCCGCGTCAGCTCGCGCCGGGGCGAAGGAGCGCGACGACATGGCCGTGCCGGCGCCTTCCGGGCCGGGGCTGGACGCGGCCGCGTCCCGGCGGCTGATGACGGAGGAACAGAACCTGTTCCCGACCCCGCATCGGCGCGGGCGGATGGTGGCCATCGCCGGGGCGCTCGCGCTGGTGGGGCTGTTCAGCTTCGCCATCGCCGCGTGGCGGCTCGGGGACAAGCCCGTGGAGGGCGCTCCCGCCACGGCGGAGCCCGGCGGAGAGGACGACCCGACGCTGGGGCAGGGGCCGAGCGAACCGACACCGATTCAGGTGCCTCAGCCGCCCCGGCCGACGCCGGCGCCGCCGCCCGAGCCCGCGCGGCCCGAGCCGGCGCGACCGGCCAGCGCGCAGGACGCCCCGCGGGAGGAAGACGACGCTCCCGCGCCGAGGCCGCCGCCGAAGTCTCAGCGCGCGTACATCACCATCACCACCAATGTGCCCGCGCGGGTGTATATCGACGGGGAGCGGGTGAACCGGCGCACGCCGCTGTCCCGCTTCCCCATCAAGGCCGGCACGCGGCTCATCCGGCTGGTGTCCACCACCACGGGTGAGGCGCAGGAGTCGGAGTTGCGCTTCACGCGGGGCCAGCATCGCAAGCTGGTGGTGGACTCCTTCAGCGCCCCGAGACGGTGA
- a CDS encoding TIGR02269 family lipoprotein, whose amino-acid sequence MRTLPSLLVWFLTVSWLGCATPTASSQQVWDEAVVECDEPDEDQCVTLLCGEDACGLYRCADVPGDIELARFPPSRPPAAAAAPGSGPRRNWGRGMGLPNGAEPVMVFPNWNGTRERVIPPSHQLSPGRFEKHHIFPQAKSLADWFNGRGVRIHDYTMPIPRDMHRRLHGNDGRGGEWNKAWRDFKSRNEYATPEQIYKHAGELIYRFQLLGGPVQPYYSSPGT is encoded by the coding sequence ATGCGAACCCTTCCATCCTTGCTGGTCTGGTTCCTGACCGTGTCCTGGTTGGGCTGCGCCACTCCCACCGCTTCCTCTCAGCAGGTCTGGGACGAAGCGGTGGTGGAGTGCGATGAGCCCGACGAGGACCAGTGCGTCACCCTCCTGTGCGGTGAGGACGCTTGCGGCCTCTACCGCTGCGCGGACGTGCCCGGCGACATCGAACTGGCGCGCTTCCCTCCTTCGCGACCTCCTGCTGCCGCTGCGGCACCGGGCAGTGGGCCTCGGAGGAACTGGGGCCGCGGGATGGGGCTTCCCAATGGGGCCGAGCCCGTCATGGTCTTCCCCAACTGGAATGGAACCCGCGAGCGGGTCATCCCGCCGTCACACCAGCTCTCGCCCGGCCGGTTCGAGAAACACCACATCTTCCCCCAGGCAAAGTCCCTGGCGGATTGGTTCAATGGAAGAGGAGTCAGAATCCACGACTACACCATGCCGATTCCGCGCGACATGCACAGACGGCTTCACGGCAATGATGGGCGTGGGGGCGAATGGAACAAGGCCTGGCGGGACTTCAAGAGTCGTAACGAGTACGCCACCCCAGAGCAGATCTACAAGCACGCAGGGGAGCTCATCTATCGCTTCCAGCTCCTTGGAGGTCCCGTTCAGCCCTACTATTCCAGTCCAGGAACGTGA
- a CDS encoding aminotransferase class IV: MHVYLNGEVVPLEQARVSVEDRGFLFGDGVYEVMRALPSGLFAEEAHWHRLQRGIQELKLTTPEGFNKARVGDISQTLLEANGFVGKQATVYLQLTRGAAPRNNAFPPAGTPPTLYMSASPFQVPWTQRKEGVSTVLLPDLRWARCDLKTVNLLPNILAKQQAREAGVFEALLVRDGVITEGASTSAFFVMDGTLLTHPKDERILPGVTRDIVLGLARELKIPVQERAVRVDERDRFQEVFLAGTTTDVQPVIAVNGARVGAGKPGPVTLALQQALLQRMGIEAPA; the protein is encoded by the coding sequence ATGCACGTCTATCTGAATGGCGAGGTTGTTCCGCTGGAGCAGGCTCGGGTGTCGGTGGAGGACCGGGGCTTTCTCTTCGGGGACGGGGTGTACGAGGTGATGCGGGCGCTCCCGAGCGGACTGTTCGCGGAAGAGGCGCACTGGCACCGGCTCCAGCGGGGCATCCAGGAGCTGAAGCTGACGACGCCGGAGGGCTTCAACAAGGCGCGGGTGGGGGACATCTCCCAGACGCTGCTGGAGGCCAATGGTTTCGTGGGGAAGCAGGCGACGGTGTACCTGCAGCTCACCCGGGGTGCGGCCCCGCGCAACAATGCCTTCCCGCCCGCGGGGACTCCGCCCACGCTCTATATGTCCGCGTCGCCGTTCCAGGTGCCGTGGACGCAGCGCAAGGAAGGCGTGAGTACCGTGCTCCTGCCGGACCTGCGCTGGGCGCGGTGTGACTTGAAGACGGTCAACCTGCTGCCCAACATCCTGGCCAAGCAGCAGGCACGCGAGGCGGGAGTGTTCGAGGCGCTGCTGGTGCGAGATGGGGTCATCACGGAGGGCGCGTCCACGAGCGCCTTCTTCGTCATGGACGGGACGCTACTCACACACCCGAAGGACGAGCGCATCCTGCCGGGTGTGACTCGCGACATCGTGCTGGGGCTGGCGCGCGAGCTGAAGATTCCGGTGCAGGAGCGGGCGGTGCGGGTGGACGAGCGGGACAGGTTCCAGGAGGTGTTCCTCGCTGGCACCACCACGGATGTGCAGCCGGTGATTGCGGTGAACGGGGCGAGGGTGGGGGCGGGGAAGCCGGGCCCGGTGACACTCGCGCTCCAGCAGGCGCTGCTTCAGCGCATGGGGATTGAAGCGCCTGCGTGA
- a CDS encoding class I SAM-dependent methyltransferase produces the protein MAPVPLAVTTSTKVDAAQIREARAVAARWGLPFLPRRSKEGIAPWLGVKAEALLVVGGDGVTLWDSEGSFAFHAGMAHLRRMRLREGEPDAFVRVAELRPGDAVLDCTLGLAQDALVASLAVGPSGRVVGLEKSLALGVVAGEGLRRFELGADSGPIEVRHADAREYLKTLPSGSFDVVFFDPMFAKPKKAQPAFEVLRRFAEHAPLTPETLAEGRRVARRWVVVKGAKYSDDLKKLGLAEEPGSRFTDVVWGRLGPLSSP, from the coding sequence ATGGCTCCGGTTCCGCTCGCGGTGACGACCAGCACGAAGGTGGACGCGGCGCAGATCCGCGAGGCGCGGGCCGTGGCCGCCCGCTGGGGACTGCCGTTCCTCCCCCGGCGCTCGAAGGAGGGCATCGCTCCGTGGCTCGGGGTGAAGGCGGAGGCGCTGCTGGTGGTGGGCGGGGACGGGGTGACGCTGTGGGACTCAGAGGGCTCGTTCGCGTTCCACGCGGGCATGGCGCACCTGCGCCGCATGCGCCTGCGGGAGGGTGAGCCGGATGCCTTCGTGCGCGTTGCGGAATTGCGGCCCGGGGACGCCGTGCTGGACTGCACGCTGGGGCTGGCGCAGGACGCGCTGGTGGCGTCGCTCGCGGTGGGGCCCTCGGGACGGGTGGTGGGGCTGGAGAAGAGCCTGGCGCTGGGGGTGGTGGCGGGGGAGGGCCTGCGGCGCTTCGAGCTGGGGGCGGACTCGGGGCCCATCGAGGTGCGGCACGCGGATGCCCGCGAGTACCTGAAGACGCTGCCGTCGGGCTCGTTCGACGTCGTCTTCTTCGACCCGATGTTCGCGAAGCCGAAGAAGGCCCAGCCCGCGTTCGAGGTGCTGCGCCGCTTCGCCGAGCACGCGCCACTGACGCCCGAGACGCTGGCCGAAGGCCGGCGCGTGGCGCGGCGGTGGGTGGTGGTGAAGGGGGCGAAGTACTCGGACGACTTGAAGAAGCTCGGGCTCGCGGAGGAGCCGGGCTCGCGGTTCACGGATGTCGTGTGGGGGCGGCTGGGGCCGTTGTCGAGTCCCTGA
- a CDS encoding P1 family peptidase produces MSCGGGWGRCRVPEPCSREVVDVARAGVAVPAAGWTGARGRSEGGEGGGREEGSHMVVATDAPVDHRNLRRLAERATLGLGRTGSSASNGSGDYVIAFSTAASVRRPFNAELMTAETLGNDALSPLFQAVVEATEEAIYNSMFMATSVKGNGQSVEAIPLERVREVLRRHGVGQTGTP; encoded by the coding sequence ATGTCGTGTGGGGGCGGCTGGGGCCGTTGTCGAGTCCCTGAGCCGTGCTCCCGGGAGGTGGTGGATGTGGCGCGTGCTGGGGTTGCTGTCCCTGCTGCTGGGTGGACCGGCGCTCGCGGTCGGTCCGAAGGAGGCGAAGGTGGCGGACGAGAAGAAGGCTCCCACATGGTCGTGGCCACGGACGCGCCCGTGGACCATCGCAACCTGCGGCGGCTCGCGGAGCGCGCCACGCTGGGGCTGGGACGTACGGGCTCGTCGGCCTCGAATGGCTCCGGGGACTACGTCATCGCGTTCTCCACGGCGGCGTCGGTGCGACGCCCCTTCAACGCCGAGCTGATGACGGCGGAGACGCTGGGCAATGACGCCCTGTCGCCACTGTTCCAGGCGGTGGTGGAGGCCACGGAGGAGGCCATCTACAATTCGATGTTCATGGCCACCTCCGTGAAGGGGAATGGGCAGTCGGTGGAGGCCATTCCCCTGGAGCGCGTGCGCGAGGTGCTGCGGCGGCACGGAGTGGGACAGACCGGGACACCCTGA
- a CDS encoding glycerophosphodiester phosphodiesterase family protein, with protein sequence MTPTRLMSLAAVTLTACLASPAVVSARDDSRDRSAEQAEGQHSRRLNVQVGPRPYYLVEDMDESPLKRRLQQCSEGPFYKTEFSIGHRGAPLQFPEHTKESYEAAARMGAGILECDVTFTKDRQLVCRHSQCDLHTTTNILAIPALAAKCTQPFQPANPATGRPASAMCCTSDITLAEFKQLCGKMDASNPAATTVAQYLGGTANWRTDLYSTCGTVLTHKESIELFKKLGTKFTPELKAPSVPMPFQGEYTQQQYAQQMIDEYKQARVPASDVWPQSFDLNDVLYWIQHEPRFGKQAVYLDGRYEIPGTLFDPNNPTTWVPNMDALVDSGVKVIAPPIYVLLTLDAQGKIVPSAYAKAARAAGLDIITWSFERAGPLKTGGGFYYQSVAPAIDNDGDMLVALDVLARHVGIIGMFSDWPGTVTYYANCMGL encoded by the coding sequence ATGACCCCGACGAGGTTGATGTCACTCGCCGCCGTGACTCTCACCGCGTGCCTCGCCTCTCCCGCCGTCGTGTCCGCCCGGGACGACTCGCGAGACCGAAGTGCCGAGCAGGCCGAAGGCCAGCACTCGCGCCGTCTCAACGTGCAGGTGGGCCCACGCCCGTACTACCTCGTCGAGGACATGGACGAGAGCCCCCTGAAGCGGAGGCTCCAGCAGTGCTCCGAGGGCCCGTTCTACAAGACTGAGTTCTCCATCGGGCACCGGGGCGCCCCGCTCCAGTTCCCGGAGCACACGAAGGAGTCGTATGAGGCGGCGGCCCGCATGGGCGCGGGCATCCTCGAGTGCGACGTGACGTTCACGAAGGACCGGCAGCTGGTGTGCCGGCATTCGCAGTGTGACCTCCACACCACGACGAACATTCTCGCCATCCCCGCGCTGGCGGCGAAGTGCACGCAGCCCTTCCAGCCGGCGAATCCGGCCACGGGCCGTCCGGCCTCGGCGATGTGCTGCACCAGCGACATCACCCTCGCCGAGTTCAAGCAACTCTGCGGGAAGATGGACGCGTCCAACCCGGCGGCGACGACGGTGGCGCAGTACCTGGGCGGCACGGCGAACTGGCGCACGGACCTCTACTCCACCTGCGGCACGGTGCTCACCCACAAGGAGAGCATCGAGCTGTTCAAGAAGCTGGGCACGAAGTTCACGCCGGAGCTGAAGGCTCCGAGCGTCCCCATGCCGTTCCAAGGGGAGTACACGCAGCAGCAGTACGCGCAGCAGATGATCGACGAATACAAGCAGGCCCGCGTCCCCGCGAGCGATGTCTGGCCGCAGTCGTTCGACCTGAACGACGTGCTGTACTGGATTCAGCACGAGCCGCGCTTCGGCAAGCAGGCCGTGTACCTGGATGGCCGCTACGAAATCCCGGGCACCCTCTTCGACCCGAACAATCCGACCACGTGGGTTCCCAACATGGACGCGCTGGTGGACTCGGGAGTGAAGGTCATTGCGCCGCCCATCTACGTGCTGCTCACGCTCGACGCGCAAGGGAAGATCGTTCCCTCCGCGTACGCGAAGGCGGCGCGGGCCGCGGGCCTGGACATCATCACCTGGTCGTTCGAGCGCGCCGGGCCGCTGAAGACGGGCGGCGGCTTCTATTACCAGTCCGTTGCTCCGGCGATTGACAACGACGGCGACATGCTCGTGGCGCTCGATGTCCTCGCCCGGCACGTCGGCATCATCGGCATGTTCAGCGACTGGCCCGGCACCGTGACGTACTACGCGAACTGCATGGGGTTGTAG